In Candidatus Brocadia sp., the genomic stretch TTCTCCACAACGACTGGCGCCTGCTTTCTGACCGCAGCGCACGTTTTTGCATTAGGGGTGCCTGATGCGTCCCCCAATCCAAATACATTCATATATCGTTTGTGTTGCAAGGTATCTTTGTCTAAATCAATCCATCCCGCCTGATTTGCCAGGGGACTTTCTTTGATGAAATCAGGTGCTGACATGGGGGGAGTGACATGAATCATATCATATTTCATCGTTACTTCACTTACCGGCTTTCCTTCCTCTAACAGATCAAAAACAGCTTCCCGTGTACCGTACTTAATTTCTTTCAGATTGTGATGCCAGCATGTTTTTATACCGTACCGGTGCACAACCTTTGTAAGGGTATCAGCAAAAATCTTTATTCCAAATATCTCACCGGCAGCAGTGGTAAATCTTACCTCTGCCTTGTTTAAAAGTCCTTTCCTTCTGAAATAATCGCTGGCTAAATACATGGCCTTTTGTGCGGCGCCTCCACACTTCATAGGGGTATTTGGCTGAGTAAAAATGGCAGTTCCGCCCCGGAAATTTCTTATGCATTCATACGTATAGGGAGCAAAATCAGGGCTATAATTGCTGCACACACCATTTTTGCCCAGAGATTCCTTTAACCCATGAATCTTATGCCAGTTGATCTGAATGCCAGGACAGAGGACTAAATAATGGTACTGTATCTTTTCTCCCGATTTTAATACTACTTTATTTTGATCGGGTAGGAGTTTTACTGCAGCGTCTTTTATCCACCGGGCATTTGCAGGAACAACATCGCCTTCATTTCTCACGATTGCCTTTGTATTGAAGATACCGGCTCCGACAAAGGTCAGACCGGGTTGATAGTAGTGTTTTGCTGAAGGCTCAATGATAGCAATATCTAAGCTGTTATTTTTCCTAAAAAGTGTTGAGGCAACGGTAATGCCTGCTGACCCCCCTCCAACGATTACGATTTGATGATGTCTGAACCCCATACTTTTCCTTAAAGGTTTAACTTGATTGTATAAGAATTTTCATTTTATTTGAGCGGATCTTCAGTAGGGTGGGTTAAACAGAGCAAACACACCATTTACAAATACCGTGAAGGTGGATTCGGTGTAAAAAAACAACGCCTTAATCCACCCTACTTATAATTTATCCTGCGGCAATCTGTCAAAATTATGTGCAATCTTTATCCTGGCAGTAAAGCCGTGGGCAAATTACCTTTTTCTTTCCCTTACAAGCAAAAACAAGAGCAAAGAATGAAACCACAGAGCGCACAGAGGAATATTCTGTGATTTTATAAAGGAATTTTCCTTGTAAATCAGGAGTTTACAAGGATTTCCTGTGTACTCTTAAATAAGTTTTGGCAATGCCGGAAAATATATGGGGATAAAAATT encodes the following:
- a CDS encoding NAD(P)/FAD-dependent oxidoreductase, with the translated sequence MGFRHHQIVIVGGGSAGITVASTLFRKNNSLDIAIIEPSAKHYYQPGLTFVGAGIFNTKAIVRNEGDVVPANARWIKDAAVKLLPDQNKVVLKSGEKIQYHYLVLCPGIQINWHKIHGLKESLGKNGVCSNYSPDFAPYTYECIRNFRGGTAIFTQPNTPMKCGGAAQKAMYLASDYFRRKGLLNKAEVRFTTAAGEIFGIKIFADTLTKVVHRYGIKTCWHHNLKEIKYGTREAVFDLLEEGKPVSEVTMKYDMIHVTPPMSAPDFIKESPLANQAGWIDLDKDTLQHKRYMNVFGLGDASGTPNAKTCAAVRKQAPVVVENLLQYMNDGSIPNAIKYNGYGSCPIATGYGKLLLTEFDYDKKPTPTFPLDPSKERYSMWLLKKYFLPWFYWNRMLRGKP